In Salvia miltiorrhiza cultivar Shanhuang (shh) chromosome 4, IMPLAD_Smil_shh, whole genome shotgun sequence, the DNA window tgctctatttttaagggtttgtatgtgcgtattttaagataatcttctggaaattggtgcgttttatggtgtattttatgctttgcaggaaatttaggctttcgagatggaagaatgaaaatttggagaattttggatgaatttggcgttttctaggtgctctggtctccagagcagaggaatcgacatctccagtgcagcgaaatcaagaagccagaccagagcagcgaagttaactcaccagagcagagaaaccaatcgccagagaagtcgatagtcagagcagaggggagagaagtcagagcagcgaagcgaAGCCCAGTGCTCAAAAGTCAGAGAagtgaaaagtcagagaaatcaatcttcagagcagcggaaccaagtcATAGCAGAGGAGAAAAGTTAGCTCTGACTcagcagccagagcagagaagttcACCAGAGAAGAGAagcgctgcagagcagagaaataagacagatcagagaaatcacccattcctctggcgcgacccgttcCCTTGGCGATAGCCGTTTCTCTGACGatagccgttcctctggcgagagctgcgaattcggcaagagtgggagtattttccagagcgcgcatccagctggagagttgccttattttacacgattctattaccctttagaattctactttgcatggcaacttccatggtgatcgaaggaaatctgaaaactataaataggtcctcttttgacctattcagcacccaacattcatattccagttttatagctttagaatattttagctttccagttttcaaggcttggatcaagattgaagattcaagccgctacaatcgttttcattcagtttttatataatttagtttttacaattgctttcttatttattatgtttatgttttattttacaatgtctggctagttctttaatctgaacctagggtttgtacatagctgattaattatgtgtgtatgatttattgatatcaatttgccttccagcttgtgattcatgattcctggtgcttaatttcttgtgaattatttggccaataatttacatgtctagttgttcgatttgaagacttgaatgcgataattgttcagccgattcaggaatgcatgttatagtagtagccttgacacttgaatgggataggtgaaactatagggagctattctttgtgtacgcttgggagttaatttattccttggagtcttgaatgtgaagggggtaaattaatctactttcataggtgttcgttagagaagcttgtgaatagttctgtgatctctcatcagggttgaaTTAAactggtaattgaatcaatatattaaatgcatataattaattagtaaaagtacatccctagggtcagagttttctttctatttgatttatttatcattgtttttctgctgtttagattttttattaagtttagtatttgattCACCGTCTTATTtgctttgcctgtctactgtgaatgtctgtttagggaatagttagagtaatttcgtttattagtccatgtggatacgatactcggttaccaatttgtgctacaattgcaccgtgttagttgcggtattttgttgctaataaattagtgatcagttgCCTTcaaagaacttcttcctaagaacgtttgggaggcaattacagagttaagtttcttcttcagagaattaacatTCCGGAATATCTCAATACATGATATGGGAATACTTAGTGAGAAGATAGTTGTTACTCTATGCAAACTTGAGTGTATCTTTCCACCGAGTTTCTTTGACTCAATTgagcacctaccagttcatttggcaAATGAAGCACGACTTGCCGGTCCAGTGCAgtatcggtggatgtatcattttgaacgatatttgaggacattgaaaaaccatataaaaaataaagtaaaggTTGAGGGATCCATCAACAATACATATATACTAGaagaaatgtcaaccttctcttcgtATTACTTTGAGGATCATGTGACTACAAAGTGGAGAAatttgcctcgcaatattgatGAGCCTGTTGCCGAGAATGATGATCCTAATGAACTCTTAATATTCAAACTAGTTGGACGTTCAATTGGCCGAATGACAAAGAGATACATGGAGCCAAAAGAATACATTGATGCGcatatgtatattttgagcaattgtgcgGAGGTTGCAGACACATAGAtcaagtgagtattctcgttaaatttatgtatataaatattcatcgtACATAGGTTGTAACATATAACATtttctttgtatccaaggatcttcGAGGAAGAATTGCGGTATGCAAATCCTACAATCACCGGTACGGAGTTAGAGGCTGCATATGATAACAATTTTCTTGTGTGGTTTAGCCATTATGTAAGATGTGGCATACTTAttttaaatatacatttacttgGATAAAATTGGTTTGCAAACTTAAATTATTGTGTGTAACAGGTGAGTCGTCCTTATAACGACGATTTGAACCCGTATATTAAGTCGCTTGCAGCTGGGCCCTTAAATGAGATTGAAATGTACTCCGGGTATTTTGTGAATGGCTATAGATTTCACACGACTGATCGTGACAATGACAGCGCGACTGTGAACAATGGCGTTTGCATTAAAGGCTCGGTCTATGGCAGAGATGTGCTggacttttatgggcgtctgcaagaggtGTGCGTGCTGGAGTATCCAGGGTATCCAATAACgaagacagtcttgttcaaatgtgaatggtttgacttgtctGCTCATagaacttctattgatacaaaCGTCAAGTTGGTTTCAGTGAACCACACAAGGAGATATAATAAGTACGATCCATTTGTTTTAGCGAGTCAGgcagttcaagtgttttactgccCTTATCCCAGCatgaaccaatcaaagaaaaactggtggtcagcatgcaaagtcaacgcaagatcaaaggttgaagtcTCCACTGTCGCATCTAactcaacattagatcaactgTTCCAAGAAGAGGTTGTTACTATTATGTTTACCCACACAACTGTAGACATTGACCCGCCACTTCTtgttcatcccctcggtggaatCGTTgacattgaagatgacgatCAACCAGAAGACGACGATGAACCATTGACATCTGATGACGACAGTAGTGATGATGACAGTAGTGATGGTTAGGAAACAGATTGGTGATAGAAATATTTGACAatgtatttgtttgtttgtttaatttggcaatgtatttgtttgtttgtttgattgGAATATAGTGGgattatgctgtcgaaatttcgtttgattcaagtaatttatgatattttatttgtgtcAATGCTTATCTGAATTAATTTGAAACAGGTAACATGTCTACTCGTAGAGGTTTCCTTGGGTTTGGTCTATCTGCACAGCATGAGCAGACTGATGACACATCTGATGGGTCCGGGCTGCACATTTCTGCGACTCCTCAGACTCCCCAGTCCTcttctagtagttcacgggctagaaggctCAGAGGCCCTATAGCTGCCGATATCAGGGCCGCCTTGGCTAGGGACGCATGCCGGATTGTCTTTCAGAGGGCACCTACTgtgtaagtattttaatttaaattattatttctcgTATAGCAAATAATTCCTTAAATTACTCTTATACAGTGTGTTGATGGAGCCAGTGGGCCTGGCCAGAGCCTGCACGCTTTCATTTAAGAGGATTGATAACCCGGGCGGGTATACTTGGAGGTTGACTTCGCCAACGGTGAAGGAGTCGTACTTTCAGGAATTAAAggtataattaaatttataatacatataaatttatcattatatattgttaaaatgttatatattaaatcaactatttctttcaacagaaagagtttgctTGGTCGCCTGAGGACGAGCCTGAGGTAATGACGATGTGGGAGCACAAAGCCAGCAAGAGGTACAATGACATAATGAGCAACTACAAGAGGAAGCTTAGGGCTAGTATCGACGCAGGGCGGGAAATGGAGAGATCCCTCTGGATGTCTGTCGAATTCTGGACGGGACTCCAGGCATACTGGGACTAAAACCCTGTTCAAGCCGTTTCCCAGCGAGCACGTGCAAACCGGATGTCTGAGCCCGATGGACCTGGTACAGGGATCAACAGGCACATGGGAGGGTCTCAATCCACTCGTATACTGCAGCAGAGTCTGGTTAgtaattaattatcaaataagttcgtaatatatatatatatatatatatatatatatatatatatatatatatatataatatcgcaaataatataacttatttatcttatatacaTCCATGAATAGAGGTTGGAGACTGATCTCCCCCAGGGTGCACATAACTATAGCACCTTCCTCCGCTTTCATATACGCTCAGATGAAACTTTTCTGTCACCGAGGGATGAGAGAATAgatgtaagtgtttaagtttaatcaaatattaatacatcgtgaaatgtatttatttttctaacaattatgcattgttatttatgaattaggcggagattcATCGCATTGTTATTGAGACAGGACGAGAGGACCGACTCGATGAGGTATACTTCGAGGTCGTACACCCCGACAGGTCACGGCTCTATGGCACTGGAAGTGCCGGTCGGAGCCAGGTTAGTAGAGGGTCTACTCACACCACTGGCGTTTCTGAGATGTCTCAGCAGCTGTATGAGACACgtatctccacgctggaggagcggcTGCAAAAGGCTGAGGAGGATAGGGCTGCAGAACGAGCGGAACGTCAAGCTCTCATTGAGCGGATGGCTACGATGGAGCAGTATATGAGGCAGACGGGTCAGCTACCTCCGTCCTCTActcatgatgatgatgatgatgatgatgataattagGTCTATGATCCCTGGTCCATCATCTTgacttttatatatttatattttattgaactAGTTATTTCATATATGTTTTGAAACAAAATTACACTTGACACTTTGTTTTAtacatttatgttttattgaactatttatttcatgtttagaaacaacattgcatttaattaacatatgcaaatgaattcaaaatacattccaattaccaaattaaaatacttatgatgtataaactagattggtatatatatatatatatatatatatatatatatatatatatatatattttcgacatatatatatatatattaaaaaataataaataaatattttttcgacataaaaataaggacttaaacaaataaattcaaaataaattacaattaccaaattaaattacttatggtgtataaactagattgtttaaaaataataataataataataataaattaagaaataaatatttttccgacataaaaataaggatgAAAATGAGCCCGATacgtaattaacaacatctcttggatatcatctcgacatattctaatgTTATGAAtgtatatgatattgtatattgaagtagactttaaatgaagtaataggtactagatatatcaacaatacgagtgttctgtactggtgaccactcgaacaGAACTttaaggttaagcgtgcttaaCTTaaagcacaactaagatgggtgagcGACTGGGAAGTTCATCTAACTTATGCAATACTGtgtaaatacgaaaataaattatggatataaataaattaaataaaaaaaataaaatctaaaatatTACCGACGAAAAAAAGCCGTCGCCGGTAATAACCCGGCATAGATAGGCGATATCGCCACCGCCGTCCGATCAACATTACCGTCGGCGGCGGCGCTACCGCCGGTAATTTTTCGGCAATTCTCCGCCTTTTAAcggttgccgccggtaattgaaTTACCGGTGAGGACGTTACCGGCGGCAAGTCGTCGCCGGTAATATCTTTACCGGCCGCCGTGTCCCTATTACCGACGAAAAATGCCGCCAGTAATTGtccttttttttgtagtgaaaaatTAGTCACACTCTTTCAATTTTAACATATATGTGTCTATTTATTTTGACATGCATGAATTttcatggtttttttttttttgtaaacatgcttt includes these proteins:
- the LOC131019745 gene encoding uncharacterized protein LOC131019745, whose product is MEPVGLARACTLSFKRIDNPGGYTWRLTSPTVKESYFQELKKEFAWSPEDEPEVMTMWEHKASKRYNDIMSNYKRKLRASIDAGREMERSLWMSVEFWTGLQAYWD